Within Cydia fagiglandana chromosome 1, ilCydFagi1.1, whole genome shotgun sequence, the genomic segment tttggtCATCTCGATATCTTTTGTctaatgtacatatatatagtTAAAGCTCTTCAaattaacttaattaaaatACGAAAGCTATcactaggtacttaaaaataaattattttgctTAAATAGTAAAACACGAAAGGCTTTGTTTCattttttgttactgctacgcACGTAATGCAACATctcttttattaatttatttcattctgAGTTCAGGACACCAATTGTGATTTAACattttgttacggttttgatcttgTGGTAAAGACCTTGACGATAGCCCCATGGCGTACGCCCATgcgtacgcagcattttttaaggggtgggacagaagtaggggaggctgggtacgttgtaacagggttcggttgaaacagaaattcttagcttatggtcagagaccagggtggggcaactgccccaccttgccTCATGTGGGTACGCCTATGTCGATAGCTCTCGCTGATTGGTGCGATAGAAATGCGCTTGAAGTCGCGTCATTAAACACCCTTTACCAGTCTTACTCATCGGAAATAGACCACGTGtttgccgtatgtgggaaatacatatcccttagcctggtaaagggttaagctaCTATCATAACCATAGTCGGTTTTTCTAACACAAAAACGTACCAGTGCTAAATAGtcattaattaaatatcgatTCAAGCAATATCAATATCGATAGCGAGCAATTTCTAAGTCATACTAAAATATGTGACTCTTCATTGAAGTATAcattattagtaattaaaagcgttagttattttaaacaaattgtATCCGTTAATCTGGGGTATGACCATATcaagatcaaaaccataacaaattggaAAAACTGAATCGGCCTACAGAACAGCGAGAACATTCAAAATACCTTTCAGGAATTCTTATCGGATTTCTGAAATAAAAAGACTCCCGTTGTTCGATTTTACTGTGGAACTGAATGAGAAAGGCTTCAGTTTTCAAATTAAAACACTCGGAGAATATCAATACAGACGAACAACAAGAACTCATTACTTTACATTGAAAAAACGTGTTAGTTTGTCATTCATGTCGTCGTAGGGTGTGTTGAACGCACTCTTCCAAAGttgtaataaaaattatattgcAACTATTTAAtcttaaaataatagttttcaGAGACATTCAGTTTTTTGACATTGATAGCATATTTAGGTAGGATTTAGAAAAGTTTGAGTTTCGTTAGAGACCCCATACTAATAGTGTCTCCGGCGTCGGCTTCTaatcaactctatggctgctgctcgacgcgaCATTGcgcgttggcgcaactgcgcaccgacaccattttccatagcgctgactagaccccgacgctcgaaagacgttattaggccccattcgcacgatagctttttcaacgcgcgttaaaaaagcgcttgaatctgtccatactctaaattcgacttaacgaccaaggctaaaagtcgaaaatccagcaacgcttaataaaaagcgccaccgccatcgtgtgaataaatacacatgtatccatttgtgccattcgaacgcttttttaacgcgcgttaacaaagctcccgtgcgaatgggggcttagtgTGGGGTTTTTTTTAGACAGGGGTAGAGCGTAAATAAACGCCTAAAAATCCAGTTGTTCCAAAAGAAGAGACGGAAATTTTTATTAGCAGTGTTCCGATGTaagtttattttgtacaaagttACGGAGCCGGTAAATCATATAGCGAGTTACTATTGTGCCTTGATTCGTTTATAATGCGTTATTAATGGCATTAGTAAATATTTTTGGATAAAGCATTAACCTTCATATGTGTTGTCTTCAAACCTCGGCTGTGTTCTATAGAGCAGAAAAATTCGCTCTcggaaaaaagtaaaaaagaagATTAAATATTCGGTCACTCCGTATATTGGTCGTTCTTATCTAGGAGAcaacgtgataaaacggtatccgtcactttctatcccgcggtgttaaaaagtgacagttattttatcacgtggataaagccattcaTAACTCGAACTTTATATAGACAAGAGGTTAAGCTTAGCGCACTGTATTTTCTGATAACCACCAAAgagaagaaaaataaacattttatagGTTCAGCATGGACtgtagcagagatatatataactccgtataagataaataaagtctaagaaaaaaacgtgcctcagaaatcaagaaaaagttattctcgaatagatggcgccattacctttggccaaTTCTCGGCTAAATGGCGTTGAcaacaccgtttgatatttaacaattttaacacatcagtgaaagaacatgggtcagtatggaacaataaaaattaaaaatcatttatccgtacacatattttgattaattaatacatttccaattatattttaagttttaatcgtgtgtcgatagatggcagtaaatgtaccgtgactacaaaatttactttcgcaatagccctctatactatctattatcCTTGACTGTAGCTAATCATATTTCGTGACCGTGATATTGtgttacctgttgttttatttattaattgtttgtcacgaataaacgcTTTCTGTTCTATTCTATATTActcgttttatttatttgcaatttTAATTAAGGTCCTATTCTGGATATTCATATTACCAAGAGTTCAAATATAAGGAATAAACAGTAAGCGTAGGTAGATATTGCCTACAAAAGAACATTGACGTCgtcaaattaatttaattaggcaagctataaatattttcaatataagTGTATTTTTGGAAAATTTGGCACAAAGAAAAATCTCCCAATTTTTGCGCAATAAAGGCATACCTACCCAATTTATTAATAGAATGCTGTATGAAATTTTTAAACACGGTGCaaaattcaattaaattatCTGTACAAGTGTACTTAACAAAAAGATGGTTCAAAAACCGAAcctgcaggcgtattatgggtGGCTTTATCGACGTGATAAAAAAAGTGTCAATTTTTAACACCATAAGATTAAAATAGGACGGACACTGTCATCATTGTCATTATCCGTTGTATATACTGTAAATCCATCCAAGTATAGTCCCATATTATAGTCCACCTAATTTGATTAAGTATACTCGTAATCAAATTAGGTATTTAGACTATATCTTGAACTGTCATAAAATAACTTCATGGATCACCGGAACATTGCCAAAACAACTATAGGTGCATACAGCAATTTAGTATACGTTTTTAAGATTTATTTTAGTTtggaattaaaacaaaaaaatacggACCTTAATTATGTCttatattgcattttttaacaaattttCAAACTTTAAAAGGAAATTGCTGGTTGCCTATTCAGTAATTTGCCTGCATTACAGGCCACATCATACTTAAACTATTTACAGACATATTTTTTACCTAATTGTTAAATTTTGAACACAACATTACAAACATTGCATAACCATTCATAGAATAAATTAACAACAGTACCTGACCAATTACACAattcatattttaaaaacagTCAGAGAAATAGGGCTTAGTTATAAAAAAACTTTGACATTCAAACGAgtttaaaaagttttaaatatgaaacagtCAGAAGCAGCACTGAAATAGTGAAGCTGTCGCGATGATCTCTCAGAGCGGGGCATTCTGTAATAAAAGATAATAATTAAATCGTACAATCAATGCAGGTTATTTTAAATGCTGAGGAATAGGAATGTCACGTGACTGCTACCCTATACAAAGGTAGACATTTTCCTCTCCGGaatctctggatattaacattatatttagaaaacatttttttcgcaATTTAATTAATGTTAACCACAGCCATTTTGGTTCAATTTGGTGTTCGCTCCTAACTTTAATCAATAAATCGCAAAAGTCAAACGATGGGATGGGAACAACTTTACCACCTTGTGAAACAAATTACTAtaccataatgtcaatatccagaatGGGAACATCAGAAAAAGTTGACAAGAGGAAAGCACAATCAAGGtatattatcaaaatatttttcaccaaaCCAGCTCGGGAagccttactttgcacttcaaaaactgatagcaaacttgcattttattcatatgtgaggcaaagtaataaaatgcaaattttaagttgttttcttatgtttgctggtagaattgacttttaaatgatgattttggataataaaaatttaataacattcatttggattcgatttggtttgattttgtttgatattttacatttaatatttgcttcgggttggtgtggtgaaaaatttcgtgtttcactcggggacaaattttgtttaaccctcgtgctttgaaaccttcgcaacgctcaagattccatttttcgaatcactcgctacgctcgtggtttaatcttggaatctttcgcttgctcgggtatcaatattagcacgagcggttaaacacaactttgcccccttgtaaaacaaataactattacattaCAAGAATAAGTGTTCACCATTTCATGTATTTTTCATGTCATGTTTTATTATAGAAGTAAAACGAGTTGTATATATCTGGAATGAATGACGTTCAGAcaacataatttattattacaaataaaaatcgaCTTAAACGTTTATCGTAATACGATGTTTTTACTGCTGCGATGCCTTTACGCCGGTTGACTCTCGTATAGGCCAGTCAAATTAGCACAAAAAAACGTTTAGATTAATTAATTCCCACATTCCCAGCTTGCGTGAAATAATTTTACTATcttcatttggtcctaaatgcgtATAATCTGAGTTTGCTCCATTATCCAGGAAGTAGTTGGCGTAGACCGCATCGAATAAACTGAACTGAAGTTATAATCGAATGACCGTAAACCTCCATTCACCATTAAATTCCATCAAATCTACCACTGTGTTGCCAGTAAAATGAAACGTTTTATTAATAGTAAATATATTATCAGCGGAAGAATGcacataagtaaataatttactattaattttaaaaacaatatttaaatgcttattttaaataatcagTCTTCTAAAAAAAGCTGTCccataaattaatattgaattatAACTATTTTGAGGTAGAAAAGTTCGTATTGAATTGGTAACACTTCAGGTGTAATCAACATTTGGTATTCCGTTTTAATACAATAACATTATCGTCTTACGATGCGCGTATAATTTTATACCTTAAAACGTAAATTCGAAAACGTCAAGTACAGGATAGTGTAAAACGGCCTTATGGGTACCATGATGGATTTATGGAGGCCATGACACTTACTTGTCAAGTCAAGTTGTCACTTCATTCGGCATctggggggctaccgcgaaaaccgaaatttgcaaattgcggggatctttctcttttactccaatgaaggcgtaataagtgtgacagagaaaaatgcccgcaatttgcgaacttcgattttcgcggttatagccctgacgtCTGTCTTGAGCGCTCGAATGTTTTCCTATCCCGTCGTGGTGATTTCCTTTGTTAAGTTTTTGTTTCTTGTTAAGTTTTTCGTTAAGTTTGTGTTGTTTCTTTTTGTTGATACTAATACTGTGTTAAGTTTGTACCGCGAACGTGAGTTTTGATTTTACGAAAGCAAAATGGAACCTGTGGCAGGTCCCTCTCACATGAAGGAGAATATTTCTCTCTCCGCtataaatatttactatataaataaaaaaatatctaagaGTCGAAATATAGGCGACACATTTAACGAAAGCCCTGCATTAATGTCGTTGATTGCGTTTCagtaaatgtataaaaaatggAGTCTATATTTTGACGTAGCTTCCATATTCCATACAAAAAGGGATTTTATTAAGTACGTTCTTTACCTTCAGttagataattatattttacattatcACAAAAAGGTTGGTGACATCTGATCCGTCATACTGACGTTGACAGATGTCATTGTGACAGTGACATTTCTTGGTAGATTTGATGGAATTTAATGGTGAATGGAGGTTTAGAGAACGTTTCACGTATTTCTATCGTGCCGCATATCCACAGTAGCATTAGACTaaaagcgttttcacattgtccgttccgatatcggatgtcggatgaCCCTTGGTGAAAAAAGCTGCCTATGGCATCAAaccagttttttttacattaacgCTTTCTTTtgaacaaaatacaaaaaaatttagGTATGTGAAAATCTTAGGTTTTTTGCttctttatagttttatccGCAATTGATAGCAAGGCTGACAATGTGAAAACGATCTCTAAGGGTTTAGGAATAATCATGTTTACTTACTATTAGTGTGCCTCTCCTGTGGTTTCACCACCTCAATAGCTGCGCTGTAGGCCGTTGGCATTAAACCTGAAACATTTTGTTACTTTACAAGTTTACAACACCTTCAATTTATATCGTCGTGCCATGTTCAACATATCCGGACGCTTTTAACCGATAGAAAATGTTACACAAGAGACAGATAACTGAGACTACTCCACTATACtcgggtcaaacagatcactgtgttacgttctttcctgtggacaggagagaaaactagcgtgttcgcgcgaactgtacatttttcttccctgtgggcaatagttaacagcttgtgggcatgtaagtaatgatttaatcatagttctgtaaataaaaggaggacctttttacgtgggttagggttaaataagaaaattaacctttatagcccttaactttgtgtatgtccacaggaaagaacgtaacacagtgatctgtttgacccactcACCTGGGTAGTACAAAGTGGTTCGATTAGTAGTATAGTTGGCAGGCGGCAGGGTCAGGAGACACACGAACTGCTCCCACGGCCGAGGTACGTCGTCATCGTGCACGACGGCTGTGCTGGTGAGCGAGTACATGCCCCACGAGTCCATCTCCGTTCGGGTTTCCACCTGCTTTAGTGGGATTCTGGGAACAAAGAGATTAAAGGATGAcaggaaagcatcacgtgattgcctgtcatgtcatagaacagtaagcgccggaagctccgactTGGATACGACTCATACGACCCGGTCTACGAGTATCGTCGTCCTTAAGTAAGCACTGCACCTTCCCGTTCATCTTGCGTATTTAATTTCTCCagtgttacacctaaattttgtgTGCAAATGTGGTAGGTAATTATCTATTTCTACGGACCTAAGTCACATACACATACTTGACATATTTTTGCGAGAAAGTTAGTTATTAATAACAAATTTGATGTAAAATTCTAAGAATAATGTACGATTCCCACCGAACCGGCACGGCCCGACCCCGACTTCGAATTACTAGCTGAAAAATATGACTATACTACTATAATTCGACAATTCAGTTACTTAAAAACACCATGGCGCACATGGCGCGATTATCAACTCTGGCCAAAGCCATCATAGTGAATCatttaacgtgagtcatcctgtaTACAGTTATTATATTTCATAAGTCGAATTCACACAGCTTGGGTTTGAataggaaataaaaatatacatatatttgcaCACAATGTAATTTCCGTGACACTTATCTTATGAATTAGATGTTTTCTAtagatacaatacaatttaagtacggatatgatgttcgttcttgtctacgtgacagcgtgataaaactgtGTCCGTCACTTTAATCACGCGGTGTTAGTgacggttattttatcacgtggataaagtcaTCCATAGTACGCCTGCAGGACAACCTGTAGGTACTAGGCCACAGATGTGTCTGACAAACTAATATGTTAGTAAAAGGCAAGAAATGTGTCTCAATGCCTAGAAAACGATACTTCTTTTATTCTACAATTGTGTTATAGTTTTCAGACGTTCTGCTCAATACAAAACAAATGTGTAGGTATCCTAGATATCTGTCTGGTGAGATAAAAGGTTGCTGTCAGTATCACATGTCCTTTGTAGTTTTAACCTTACCTTATGTTTGATTTGGAGCTCAAACTAGAATAATAGGTAAAATGTCTAAAGGATATTCAAATAAAATCGACTCATTTATTTCACTCAGTTCTATTTAATGTTTCCCTTTAGAATCTTTAGATGGTTGAACGTTGATTCGTGCCTTCCAGCAAGTCAAAGTCTGCAATTCCCTGTTGAAAGCTACGATAGCCACATACACGCCATACCTCCTGGCCATCTTGCCTTGAAACGTGTGCTCCAATTTGTTTACATCCACCTTTACTATTTTGTACTTTCCTTTCTTCAGCGTGCAGTTCTTAGAAAAAGAAATCCCCAATACATTCAATATGGCTCTAACGGCGAAGCTTTTACagttcatgttttttaactCATACAGCCATTCTACACCGTTTGGTGTTTCAAATCCGTATTTCATATAAGCGTTGTGTCGCTCTTCTTTGAAATCTTCATTTACATCAAAGAATCCTCTTAGGTAACTTACTCCTTGGCTGTCGTTATATATTTCAACGTGAACATCAAATGGGCTAACTTTAGCGTAAGGCAGGGCCGGAGCTGTACATGCTTCTACGGATAGCCATGTAGAAACATATTGTTCGGAGGCAAATATTATATGAAATAATAACAATATGGCAAAAGTTAAAAGTGTTACGTTTGGTTTCATTGTGGTTTTAGTATAAAATACGTGACATGCCTACCTTAAGTACCTACCTCATTTACTAGTAATGATTACAACAAAATTTCGATTGTAATGTTTTGTTACCGTTTAAATAGGGTATCGCCATTGATCGTAGGTATAAAAATGTCTGCGGACGAAGACTTCGTTTGTTTTCCAGTAACTATTACCTACTAAAAATCAGCAAATTCCTTTTACAAAATTGAGCTACTTATAGTTTGCACAATAAAGcgtacatattattttttatagatACAAGTTTTATAGGCTTATTAAGGGATAGATTgaaaaaatatagttttaagtcttgaggcccgattcggattttgaaatagacatctattagatgtcttttagacatcaccaagatacgataacgatatttttaagatctaacctatcaaatttgacatttgctcgattctggagatactcttgaacgatttccacagaataTGACTCCAGAGATccaatccaattcacatctaatagatatcttactctatctaacgtaaaagtgatattggttgcccgaattgcgctgcaaaagagaactagatgatatctaaactataacgtatctagaatggatctagtacgtgtcgtctcttgtgaatatcttaaagttcgaatacggcagttggtcTTCCTACTGTTCGACACCACCGGTGGGAAGAAAATATTCTCTTTATTAACTCCTCTTTGTCTTTAAGTCGGTAACAATACTTCTCTCTACTGAACCCGCTGCcaaaaataacattaacattTAGGCTAATGTGATGTATATCGAAAAACAGCAATAATTAGGTAAATTATATGGTCATAACCATATATGTATAACCCAGAcgtaatcaataaaatgatcgCGACAAGTAGGTACTCATCCAAATACGACAATCATacgcgtaggtacctactcgttaGGCGTAGGCAGTCTATCTACATCTAAAATGATAATATTGTACCCACTCATTTACATAATACGGTCCAAATATACCTAAACTAAACCTAAAGCAACTGTTTCTCTTAGTGAAAGAAAAGCAACAAGGCCATTAGCATTTTACTGGGATAAAATCTCTGACTTTGTTACCGACTCGTCTTTGATTCGTAGTTAGTTAAAGCTAAcaagtaaaaaaaagttttagacTTCAAGCAGACTACGTTGTTTTTTCTTATATGAATTAGATTAAATGTCTGATAACATATAAAGATTATTAATTTTAACAATAACGGTAAACCAGCACTTAGTTTTAGAATTAATGCAAGATCTGTTAgaaaaattatgtaggtactcttGCCATATTTACCTACTCATTTCTAGTAACAATATATGTTAGGATACCCAGCAACCTACAGATTTCCGATTTCAAATGGGGGGGAGGGGTGGTTGCGGATTGATTAGTTACAGTTTGGGTCGCTGGACGGCAGAGCAGTGTGCATACGCTATTAGTATTATTAGATATGCTTAATGATGTTAGtagttataggtatttattgaaTCACATAATAATTTTAGGTGTTACATGTTAAAAGCAGATCGTTACATcaattcaaaattaaaatagCTACATAGCTACTATTGATGAACTgactttgattttaattttttcttctAAAACTGTTACGGATTTAATCTGTCAGCTGACCGTAGTCATTTTTCTGGACCAAAAAATTCAgaacaataaattaaatcagAATGGGGCTCCTAGGCGCAATTTGCCATATTACCTAATTTTAATATACGCTATACTGCGATGCACCGTCAGCTAATCTTATTGAAAGCTCGGTAGAAATAAGAGTTTCAAAAAATTTTATCCGCATCaactttttatataagtatacaattttggtttatatattttagttttttttttatcaaattatgAAATCTGAAATCTGCCactggccaccctgtataaagtaCATTGTTACAACTCACCCTTTGGAGAGTATTGTCATGGTCGGCCTGGGATACAAGTCCTCCGCGGCGCATGTGAGTGTCACTAAGAACACGTATTTCTTCTCCTGTACGAAGTGGAAATTTTTGCCTGGACCTgcaaataggtatatatttattattatttatttactttatttaataaaatacagagGTATCCTTTAAAATAGTCATAGCTCCGCAAAACTCAACAATGAGTTTGACTGTGGGGTCATGACCTcatgacggcgcgattcgggaattcGGCGTTCCACGGTAAAAAATACCCTATGGCGGTAGGCGCTTACGCTAGCGCCTACCGCCATAGGGTACTTTtcaccgtggaacgtcacatatcgttactatttcatatctagtgaatgtctaattcatttcccgaatcgcgccgtcagtcTCTATTTATTATCTTAATAACTTATAGTATGTAGTTCAATTACTACAATATATTATGGTAGTGTTTTTACATTCAGTATGTTAAATGTTACTTAATAGGTAAAGGATATATTTGTGTGATGTGCacggatatttgttcctgacacatgggtgttttctatgacCAAGAAAATGTCTCTGGAGCAATTTTgagagcccacgcagtgcaagtgttatttatacatgaaaatttcatagaaatttgacatttaaaataacacttgcactgcgtgggctatcaacatctctgcagacttttcttggtctaacactaTCCAAGTATTTATTTGTTATAGGTATAATACCTATTGTTGTCTAAATATCCACaccacaagccttcttgagcttactgtggcttagtataattattta encodes:
- the LOC134680166 gene encoding uncharacterized protein LOC134680166, which encodes MNSAKLVVLVLCSKCVAVNIKRLEVPSLVEIGTDHVILDCEHDAPELLPGFMMKWFFNGASGLVYQWIPPMRPQVIGLLKGKVDLNFRISDEPLQAYRAIKIVNPSTHLSGNYTCVVSTFEEEDRETSSMLVYSPGKNFHFVQEKKYVFLVTLTCAAEDLYPRPTMTILSKGIPLKQVETRTEMDSWGMYSLTSTAVVHDDDVPRPWEQFVCLLTLPPANYTTNRTTLYYPGLMPTAYSAAIEVVKPQERHTNKCPALRDHRDSFTISVLLLTVSYLKLFKLV